The Argiope bruennichi chromosome 9, qqArgBrue1.1, whole genome shotgun sequence nucleotide sequence ttatgccttaataatatatctttggagaacaattactttttgttttatactcttttaataatatttatttgcaaaattttgaatattttagttgAAGATTCTGatgaagatgatgatgaaaactCTAATTCAGCAacagacaacaacaacaaaccaAAACAGACTACTGCACCTGCTATGCCAACAGTACCTGGCATGATGCCTGGTATTCCAATGCCTAGCATGATGCCAAATATGCCTGGAATGCCATATGGACCTCCTATGCCTGGTCATCCAGCTATGGGTCCTATGAGACCTATGCCAATGggtaatgtttgaaatatattttttcacttaatactgaaattatttttaactctgcATTAGTcagaaagaaatgattttatttatttctgttcaattttGCACTGAACTATTTTTCTCGCAccttttgtacaattttttgGAAATAGCTGCAACAATAGAATCTTTTCTGAAACAATTTCAGATAAATTGGTCaccatacatttttgaaataagataatgCCAAATAAGCATGCTAATGCATAGCAGTACCTTGCAAAGATatagattatttctattttattaaatatagtttttatcttattcaaaaatatgctATTAATGTTTTGTTAAGTTGATATTGTTGTATTATTGATTGTGTTTATAttgattattagtttttatattaagttattaatataacCTTGCCTAATTCAGTAACTGAGGATTAAATGGCCTGTAAAGCGGCagcacatgcacacacacacacacgtttatCTTTATTAGTTGTAGAAATTATCAAAgtacattatattttgaaaaaattcaactttttttcagacaatagaatatttttctgaaacaaaagtGTCTTCTAATTAAGttctaatattttgcaattcataagaaaatattaatattttttattttatcagcacttgtaattcttcaaaattcaaattttttaatgtaatgtttcATCTTGTTGTCATGTTCAACAATATAGTAGTATGTTTCATGTCCAAATGTCTTTGAATCATGTTGTAAGTTATATGTGCATATGATAGTGTACATGAAAAAAAGATATGCAATGcacttttatttcttgcattaagtttaatacattttaatattatacattagCTGAAATTGCATAGATCAAAAAAGATAATTGATGAGCTGTATTGCATGGCCTGCATCTAATGTATGAAATTCCAAATATTCTGGAAGGTTCCAGGCATTTCTCAAGCATTCTTCTATGGATAATGGCTCCTTACCTCTCAATATTATCAATGGAAATGTGTCTACTGTAGATAAGTTAATGGGGAATGCCAAGTCCATCTATCGAGCAAGCTGATTTACCTAACCACAACATCTGATCTATTATTTGTCAAGTATATTATATGAACGTAAACTATGCTGCAAAAGTGACAAAAGCTATATTATActtaaactacaaaaaaaagtttgtaatgtTACATCAAACATTTGCTACATCTTATATCCTAAGAGCTGTTCCCAATCCCACTGTAAAGCTAAAATATTCGCCCTTAAAGCAGCATCTTTGTGCTAAATGCTGCACAAAACAAATCGGTTTACTTCACAACATAAAGTCGTGTTGTGGTTTCCCGCCCAGAAATGAATGAAACCTTCCTATAAGAATTCTAGGAACTCCCTTAACCAACCATAGTAGGAAATCATTTCTGACCCTGCATTGCTGTGGGATTCCAAGCAAACATGCTTTCTACTTCTTTTACAAGTTTGTAAAACTGATATTGAAGCATCCTATATGCTtcagtaaaagatttaaatttatcatgtatttaattgtaaattttgaaattaaacttctgTTCTATCTTCTATGCTTTTTAACATGGCCTTGTAGTAATTTCTTCTCTTTCTCTTTTAAGACTTGCCAACCACGAGCATGAATAAAGGTGGGCATATTCTTTTGGTCatcaaagcatttatttattcttttaaaagctttttaaagtttctttttattttgatcaattttaaatgtgtgtcctaaaataaatatttatattataaaatgtttagatttattttatctaatatttcattgtaagcaatgaatttacttttaaattgtcGGTTTCTTGCAAATATCCTTctgctttatttttgaattagatCATAGTGTCCCTTGTTGGCATGTTccattcagtaattaaaattattttttttataatatattgttaatatatgATCTTAACTTAAGctgtatgtattttattaaagataaaatatcaattatctgaaaaatatttgcgATACGTATTTGATGTTTGACTGATTCAGGGATAATTAATGCTagttttattcatgaaaaaaaaatctggaaaaataattaatctaacttttccttttaatatatttaggtttaaaatgtcacaataatatatataatttttaatttcccataTTGTTTTCCTTCcatatttgtgcttttaaaagctgttatatggacattttatttcatgtatcagatattttttctattgttttaatgtatgataaattttagaaagcaaaacagaatcatgaaattttaatcaatatacaattaattttttcttagaaaagatttttaaacaaagtaaCTTTTTTCTATCTCtcgtatttaatttttcaacataaagTTTCATTGtggatatatttacatttttaataattcttgagagtcactcaaatattaaaatggaaatcaCAGTTTTGATTTATCTTGCGTAATATTGTTTATctaatgttgtttttttccccctccctaTATTGTAGGTATGCCACCTGGTTACATGCCCCCAGGGTAagttgatatttaatataatagttttcTGGTAAAAGAGAAGGGATGTGTTAATTGGAAatcagctttaaaaattttatttaattattttatttttccatagttAAAGAAAGAGTACAATCTGACAGTTATTAAGATTTCTTGATTAAATCGATGACCAGTGTACTCAGCAGaacaaatagaaaataagaagGGGGTATGCAGATATATCTATTATGAGTTTATATACTCCCTTCAAAGGAAGATTTTTCCTTAAATTCAGCtgatatagtatttatttaatgtgGGGGAAATCCATGCACAATTCAGAAGCTGAAccaaaatttgtatttacttgatctgaaaataatttactttaaaagtgtgaataaattgaaattattacatatataatgttCATGCAATCTTTCATATTCTGAGTTCATGTCATGAGATTTGTTTCTGATGAAATCTAACTATTGCATagtatgcttataattttaaaacttaaagtcAAGCTTTCTATTTTCCCTGTTAAATGTTATCCTACttataattaaattgcaaatttggtCAATGTATTAAGATTTTGAATGGTTTTATGTGCTTTTTAGTTTTTCATAATGTTATGAAGctaggattttatttaattttttcatatataatcttTTCGCATTGcctattttgatatgaaatattagCTTCTAATATGGTACAAATTTTGTGATATTGATAGTGTACCCATGATGGGAACAATGCCACCAACTAATGTTATGCCACCTTCAACTATGTCAACTACTGTTCAAGCCCCACCTAAACCTTTATTCCCAGCTGCAGTCGCACAAGTAAGATTTTTTCCCCTCTACCATATTTAGGTATACTGTCAATTTTTAGTTTCTGTATGGTACATTATAATATCTAATGGAtaatcttgaatataaaattgttttagagTAAGTATAGTGTAGATTTAATTAATAAcctatatacagaatttatattaaatgtgccGGATTTCATGTGACTTTTTATGGCCATAAGGGATGTTGGAATACATTGCTCACCCATGAGTAATTTGATTTCTTGTACTTATCTACACTGTGAACTTAAATTGTCAGTAACTGTATCCAAATGATGAGGGAAACATATGGGaagtataagataaaaaaatactgacAAATGCATGATTAATATTCATAAGGATAAAAAATcagtgcaatttttctttttcattcttcaaaAGTTCCCAaaccttttttttccttaaaaaatgttatgcaattttattattattattggcatatatatatttttctgacatgaaattttatcatattttacaaacaattaaGCTATTATAAAGTTCTGTATCCCTTCATTTACTTAATATCGCCAGTGAATCACCATTTTACATAATAGCAGAAACGGAATTTAAATTGTCAGTTTTTAAACcgttatttcattttacatgttAGTCCTTGCCTTTATTTGCATTTACAAgtaatttagataataaaatgggAATAAATCCATATATAGCTTCAGTAGTAGATAATGTTCATAGGATAGTAAAAATCAGTGGGTGGAAAGTTATATATTTAGTagtaactttttaaatgtttagtaataataattactttttttatgttttactttatttaggCTTCTGCATCATCACAAATGCCAGTAGGGACAGACTTTAAACCCTTAATGACTACTGTACAGCGACCAACATTTCCAGCTTATAGTGGAAATAGTTCACCAAATATCTCAAGTATGCTCCCTTTCTTCTTTTTTGGATTAAATAAGTTTAAGAGTGAAGTGCTATAGTTTATCattttgtttcacatttatttttgtagaCAGTAGTTTCATGGAAAGGAAATctttatttaatggataaaataataCAAGTCATCTATTTTGCCCATGCTTTATATCTAaactttattgcaattttaaagaagctgttgtttttgtatttaaaaaattttactttgtcattaaaaatgttatgctCTAGGAAGATCAAtgttatcaatcaaaaataaaaagtttttaatcataCCCAGTCAATATTACACCGTTGATGATGTGTATTATTCCATCAAATTGTTggatgcccccccccccaaattataTGTTTTGATCTGCATATGAAAAGGCCTTTGAACAAGAAAAGAAAGCCACTCCCTGCCTTGTAgcataatgctttaaaatacagaaatagttTCAATCATTTACCTTACTTAGAATTGTTGATCTGAAAGATAGCTGGATTTTATTGATGCTAAACCATTGCTGTTGATCATTAAAGTGCTGAAAATAATCAAGGTtctgatattaataaattattcaagttggtattttaattacaaaagaaattatatttgctCTGTcgggtatttttcttttttaagtaaattattttttcgtcaGGTCATCCTTCATCAACTCAAGGAGCTGCACCTATCCTTTACAATACAGgtactatttctttttattttgttactaagTGTCATTTTAATGTGAAAGAGTATTGATCAAATGTTGTTGGGGTTTTTTTTTAGTTGGTactttaattttgacattttaatcaagaaattatcttctaaataaattaatttttgacctAATACTGTGCTCCCGTAAACTGTATTCTagcaaacaaaacttttatttctgtGACAATTGCCTGCTGTTTTATTTAGCACATCTTTGATGATTCTTTGACAAAACATTGACATTTGTGGTACACCTTTCCACTGCAAATGGTTAATGTTATGTTTTCCAACATTCTtagtatttttagttttaaaagataaatagtgGGGAAatgaagcttaaaattttttcctttttttttttttttttttttttgcttaaactCTTGTATCACTTTttgaatacttattaaatttacatatataattttatttatttttttattttgtatcagaaACTACTTCGAGTCCGCAAgtaaataatgaatcaaaaagaTCAGCTACTATGGTTCCAGCAGAGAACCCTTCTAGTAAAATAATGCATCCTGATGAAGATTTATCTTTGgtgagtgatttttaaaatatttgttagaaatttcaaCTATACAATCTCGTAGTTTGCACTGTCAAGATAGTTTaacatttaagtaataatttccatataataaccataaatattcagaaaaatatatttaggataTTTAAAAGGTAAACTCTGTTGACCAATTATAAATATCActtaaattaatggaataaagCATTTAACTGCTAGTTGAGATGATAATACATTAGGCATGTCTTAACATAATTATTATCGATGTTTTGAAACTTAGTCATATTGAGAcatcatattttgtatattaatagtAAAGAATCCTTCGTGTAATGACAGCCATGtagtaaaacttattttatagcaGTGTTATCCTGGAATATCTTAcaaggaaaaaagaaaggaaatatctAATTTGCTGCCTTCTCTAACAAAGATATTTGATCTGTAAATGTTTTGATCCAGTTTGGTACACTTTTTTGATTGCAGTGCAACTGTGGTGTAAATtgctaattttgtttatttttgaataataaagatGCATACTATCTAAAACGAGATAAATCATGCTTTGACAAAACTTAATCCAACACTTAAATTGTGAAGTCTTATAAGTGGTTAGCCACTCTTAATGACCAGTTGGTTCTCCAGAAATGTTGTTGGTGATCACtttcaaataaatctcttatAGATAGCTTAACCTTCTAAGGGTTTCACACATATTTAGACTTGTTAGCAAGAGGTCTTCAAGAATGTGCTGTCTCCATTTTAACATGTGATTAGAAATGAAAGAAGTTCAGTTTGTACGACTTATTACGTAAGATATATACAGCTTATAGAATGTTTCAAACGTATTTTAACATGCTTCTCCCCCCCATCCCCACTCCgtccataaaatttgaaatcttgatGAATTCTATTGCAGTAAATACAATGAATTCAGACATGGCTGTTTTACGGCCATTTAAAGGTATTTCATTGACCAAGAGTCTGAGAGTTTATTGAACATACATTGTAATGGTATTCATATTAGGAGAGATGGTCATTCTTTGGAAAGAGgaacataagaattttttgtcTTGTCTGCATATGCCATAAACACTCTGTTGCAAATTAGATtgagattatattttctttcaagaagTATTTCTTTGATATAGCT carries:
- the LOC129984097 gene encoding BUB3-interacting and GLEBS motif-containing protein ZNF207-like isoform X2, giving the protein MGRKKKKKPSKPWCWYCNREFDDEKILIQHQKAKHFKCHLCNRKLYTGPGLAIHCMQVHKQTIDNVPNALPTRNNIEIEIYGMEGIPAADIREHEKQRHGGSKVEDSDEDDDENSNSATDNNNKPKQTTAPAMPTVPGMMPGIPMPSMMPNMPGMPYGPPMPGHPAMGPMRPMPMGMPPGYMPPGVPMMGTMPPTNVMPPSTMSTTVQAPPKPLFPAAVAQASASSQMPVGTDFKPLMTTVQRPTFPAYSGNSSPNISSHPSSTQGAAPILYNTETTSSPQVNNESKRSATMVPAENPSSKIMHPDEDLSLEEIRAQLPKYQMYLNAPRMPMPMMAGKMPMPGGNPMMMNGMMRPGTMAVPPGMPGTTMTGMGVPYSTPNVYSQGPPVRPPMMGQGGSRPY
- the LOC129984097 gene encoding BUB3-interacting and GLEBS motif-containing protein ZNF207-like isoform X1; the encoded protein is MGRKKKKKPSKPWCWYCNREFDDEKILIQHQKAKHFKCHLCNRKLYTGPGLAIHCMQVHKQTIDNVPNALPTRNNIEIEIYGMEGIPAADIREHEKQRHGGSKVEDSDEDDDENSNSATDNNNKPKQTTAPAMPTVPGMMPGIPMPSMMPNMPGMPYGPPMPGHPAMGPMRPMPMDLPTTSMNKGMPPGYMPPGVPMMGTMPPTNVMPPSTMSTTVQAPPKPLFPAAVAQASASSQMPVGTDFKPLMTTVQRPTFPAYSGNSSPNISSHPSSTQGAAPILYNTETTSSPQVNNESKRSATMVPAENPSSKIMHPDEDLSLEEIRAQLPKYQMYLNAPRMPMPMMAGKMPMPGGNPMMMNGMMRPGTMAVPPGMPGTTMTGMGVPYSTPNVYSQGPPVRPPMMGQGGSRPY